A window of Aurantibacillus circumpalustris genomic DNA:
GCCTTTGATGGAGGAGTTCTATACCATTCAAGGTGAGGGATTTAATACCGGTAAAGCTGCTTATTTTATTCGGATTGGTGGTTGTGATGTTGGTTGTCATTGGTGCGACGTGAAAGAAAGTTGGGATGCGAACATTCATCCTTTAACTCCGATTGAAAAAATAATTGAAAATGTAATTGCTTATAAAGCGAATAGTGTTGTGGTTACTGGCGGTGAGCCTTTGATCTATAATCTAGATAGTCTTACCGCTTTATTAAAACAAAATAATATTGAAACGTTTATTGAAACGTCTGGTGCTTACACCTTAAGTGGCAACTGGGACTGGATTTGCCTTTCTCCTAAAAAAACGATGGCGCCTTTAAAAGAGGTGTATTCAAAAGCAAATGAGTTAAAAGTGATTATTTTTAATAAGCATGATTTTGTTTGGGCCGAAGAGCAAGCTGCTCTGGTTGGTAAGGACTGTTATCTTTATTTACAACCTGAATGGAGTAAACATGCGCAATTGGTTCCAGAAATTATTGAGTATGTAAAGGATCATCCGAAATGGATGATTAGTTTGCAAACGCATAAGTACATGAATATTCCTTAGTCTAGGAAGGGTTTTCTTAATTATTTTTGGTAAGATATACTGCAAGCCCGTCATTCCGAGGCAAATGCATGTAAAGAACAGAACCGAAGGAATCTCTGCAAGGTATTAGCTCGCTGAGACTGCTTCGGGTTCGTTGCAATCTTCCGCATTCCTCGCAGTGACGGGTTCATAGACCTCGTCATTCCTAGGTAAACGCATGTAATGAACAGTACCGAAGGAATCTCTGCATGGTATCATCTCGCTGAGACTGCTTCGGGTTCGCTCGAAAATTAGAAGGGCTTTGGAAGATCTCAACGCGCTATTACAAAACGTTTATTCACACTATTAGAATTACTACTTTTTAATCTCAAAAAATAAACACCATTTGGTAAATCACTTGTTGTTATTCTAACAGACTTATTTTCAAAATTTATTTTTTGCTCATCGATTAATTGACCGAGATTATCATAAATACTGACCGTCTTAATTTCTTTGAATAGTTCTAGGGGTGTAATTTTTAATTCTAAATAATCATCAGCGGGATTTGGGAATGTTTCTAATTTATCATTTAACATCTCTAATTCAACATTTCCAACAGGATTCATATAAACAACGACAGTATCCCATTTCTCAGCACTGCAATCTAGTACTTGTTTTACAACATACGTTGACGTGACAGTTGGCTTCACCCATAAACCAGAACTAATTTTAATAGGTGTACTCATATTTGGAAACTTATACCAAGTGCAACCTGAATCAATCGCAAAATCAGATTCTCTTCCAATATAAACACTGTCTCCTAAAAGCAAAGCTTTATCAGGACCTGCATAAGCAGGAAGATCCAATTCTATAACACTAACAGCATCTATTAAATATTCTGCAAAATTTGCAGGGAAGTTTGTCGGATTTGTTAGAGCTGTATCAGTGTTTGCGTTACTTTTAAAATTACCAATGAGCATGTACTTTTCAGAACCGTTGGCAACAAAAGTGCCTGTTATCAGTACCCAGTTTAATGTATCAGTAATAATGTTGTTTATTGGATTTTCGATTTGTGGAGTTAAATAGGTAATTGGGTCTGTACATTTTGTAATAGTATCCAAAGCATTACCACCGAAAAAAGCACCAATGGCGTCAACACCATGAGTGGATTGATCTGAAAGATTTACATAAAATGAAACGCAATAAACGGAACCGTTTTTTAAATTTTCTTTAAGTCTGTTTCTAGGGTAACCTCTATTGTTGTATGTATTTATTGAAAAAAACGCCGTTATTAAATGATTTTTTCCTTGTTTCGGAAATTGAAAAGTGAAGCTTGATAATGGAATATTTGATGGGGTTGTTAATAACCCACCGTAAAACTTAGAACTATCTGTAGCACCCCAATAATAAGGTACTTTATTAAGAATATTTGGCATGAAATAATTCTCAAAGCTTCCATTATTCACATAATTCCCAATTTGCTGGCCCTTTATACAGGCCACACTCAAAAAGAATAATCCTATGAAAATTATTTTTTTAATGCTATGGGTTTTATTTAGCATGGGTAGTTTTTGAAAATCTCTTCGGATACTTATTATCTAATTTACAAAATAAATCTTGCTTGACAGTTTGCGTTTATTTTTTTATAAGAAACATTTCTATGGCCTGATAATAACTCAAAGCCACTTTATACAATCTATCATTCGCTCTAATACCGTAAATATCCATGTCAGAGCGCATTAACAAACCGGTTTCTTTTTCATTATCCTGATACAAACTCTCGCCGTAAACTAAGGGTGAGTTTACTCTTCGACACAGTGCTAAGTTTCTACAGAATACGCCTGGACTAACAGTGGCAATACAATTATCCTTCAAATAATCGGCATCGCTTGCTTTTGCCAATGGTATTTCAAGAATTTTGTTGAAGTTAGAAACAGCTTTAGCCGAGAGATTTTCAGAACGGTTCAATTGATTGGTTAAAAGAAGCCGAAGAAAATTAATTTTATTATCTGTTTTGCTTAAGTTATCCGCCGTGAAAGCTCCTCCAATAAAGGTCATGGAGAAGTTCTTTTGTGTGTGCTGTTTCCAAGGTGCGTTTTTTTCATCAACGTTGTAATGAATAATCACAGTCACATCTGGTTTGTAAGCATTAATTTTATCGGCTCTGTTTGCTAATTCATAATCCCTAAAAAAATCCCAGAATAAATCATGATTATTGGCGTTTAAGAGTTTTTTATATTTTTCTTGGCTTAAGATTTTAAAGTGCTGTAGACTGTCGAGCGCTCTTTCTTTATAAAGTTTAATCCAATCTTGATAAGTACAATTAAAGGATGTGAAATCTGCTTGAGTTCGTGTAATAAACACCTCTGCCCCCTTCTCTTCCAGCATGTTTTTTAAAATATGTGCCGTGTTAAAAGTCAACGCGCTCTCAAAAATCTTTATCGTATCAAAACGCGCATTAATCGTATCGGCAACAAAATACAGGTATTTTTGTTCAGACTCCGCATCAGCCAGATTCGTTGAAAAGTGCCCAGGATCAAGCGCAATGCGGTAACCCTTTAATGGTAAATTTTGAGCTCCAAAATTTCTTATTGTTGGTCTTTTGAAAGAGGAGACCAAACTATCAACCTGTTTTTTTGAAAACTTATTTGTTTTTTTTATACGAATTAAACGTTCTTGTTCTTCGGCGGTAGCATGTTGAAAGTAATCGGAAAGTAATTTAATTTCATTGGCATACACAGCGAATTCTTTTTCGCCCTTATTCATTAAATAAAAAGCATTGCTTTCAAACTTTACCGATCGGTTTAAAGAGCCTTTAAAATTGAGGTAATTGTCAAATCGGTATTTACAGTCTTTTATTGTTTGAGCCGAAGAAACAAAAACAAACAAACAAAAAAACGAAGCGTAAAATTTCATTGTAATAAAAATAAGACAAAGCCGCTGATATATTTAGTATTTTTAAAGGGTATTATCAAACCATACATGTTAACAGAAGAGCAAATACAAAAGATTTTCAAAAAGGATTTAAGCTTCCAAACCTCCCGCTCTGGTGGAAAAGGAGGCCAAAACGTAAATAAGGTAGAAACCAAAGTATCTATTGATTTTGACGTAAAAGCATCGGTTGCGCTCACTGAACGTCAAAAAGAAACCATCCTTAAACGGCATTCTGATTTTATTGACGATTCTGTAATTCAAATTATTGGCAATATTCACCGCAGTCAGCTCGAAAACAAAGAAGAAGCAAAAAACAAACTCATAGCTCTTTTAAACAAATTATTAAAACCAATCAAAAAAAGGGTGGCGACGAAACCTGGTAAAGGTGCCAAAGAGAAAAAGCTGAAGAACAAAAAAATACGCGGAGAAAAAAAACAAACGCGTAAAAAGATCACTGATTTTTGATCTTAAAATTAAATTATATGAGGCGCAGAGTCCTTTCTATTATCAACTTCCTAATTTTATTTGGCTTAATAGCTCTAAATACTTACATCTATTTTCATAGAAACGATGGTTTTGCTTATAAAGAATCATTGAACTATAGACAGTTGTATGAGTTGAAAAACAATCTCAAAATTGTATCCATTGAAAATAAAGCGACTAACCTTATAGAAATACAATTTAATACAGTGTTTCCAAATTCAAAATGGCGTGTTTATAGTGCCAGCTTTCAAACGCAAGTGGAATCCGTTTTTCCAATCATAAAATTGCACGAAGGAAAACATCTTTACACAATAGAGAATCTCGACGATACGACTATTCCACCAATTACATTGGGCTTTAACCACACAGCGTCGGAGACTTATCAAAAAAACAAGAGAGATCGTGAATCAGTTACAGAACTCTATTACGCTTCGATACCAATTGGTAATATTGGTGCTCGTTCTATTAGCCAATGGCAGAAGACTTCACCTTTCACTACAACAGAAGAAACAAGATTAGCACGTAAATTAATTTCTGAAAATGTATCATTGCAAAAAGGTGATTCTACGCTTATAAAAGTAAAAAAAATCAGTGCCTTTCTTTTGAAGACATTAGATGCTCATCGTGGTATTCCCGGTGACACCATGAATACGGTTAGTCCTTGGGTAGCTTACAATTTAGCGATCCAATCAAAGTCACAAATTTGGTGTGGTGATTTTACTTCCATTCTTTCATTTTTTCTTTCGACAGAAAGTATTGTAACACGCGAAGTTTGTTTCGAAGGAAAACTTGATTCCATTTATTTGGCAGGACACAATTTAAATGAAGTGTATGTTCCGGAACTTAAAAAATGGGTGTTGGCAGATCTAACATCGAAAGCAATTTTTATTACACATAATTCCGAATACCTTAATTTGCTTGATTTTTATGCACTTCACAAAAACAATGCGGCAGATATAGAAGTACAAACGTTTGAGAATGATAGTCTATTTGTTAGCGATTACACTGAATTTAAAGGGTTTTATGACCATTACCTGAGTGTAGCACCACAGTTTGTTTATTATTATAGCAAACACTTTGACGCCAATTTATATTCGTTTCGTTCTAAATGGATGCGCTACTTTTTTAAAGACGCAACCTTCGCGACCTATTCAGGCAACTCGGACGTTGATAACGAGAAATTCTATGTCAAACAAATGGCAGCTATTACACTCAAGCTATTTAGTTTGTACCTGATCGTTTTGTATCTAATAATTGGAATTCAAAAAAAACAAAATCTGTAATGATTGTTTTCATTACATACGTCTTTGTATTCGTAAGTCTAACTTATTACAATGGCTTTTTTGGATTATTTAAAGATGAGTTTATTAGTAGAAAAAAGCACGCATTTCTTTTATTGACAAAAGCTTTAGCGGTGCCCGTCTTCTTTTTAGCCTATGCTAAACTTTATGGTGGAATAGAAAATTTTGATACGGGAAAATTCTATCATGATGCAGTTGTGATAAATACCTATGGAAAAACTGATTTTGGGTTCTTTATTCGCTTACTTATTGGACTGCAAAATGACAATCCGGGTTCATCAGACTTCAACAATTGTCTTGTAAATACATTAAACTGGGACAATGGCATCCTTAAAGATTATTTGTACAACGATAACCGAATAGTTATTAGAGTCCATTCACTACTCCATTTTATAGCTTTTGATTCTTATTTAGCGCACGCATTTTTTAATTGTTTTTTAAGTTTTATTGGAATTTATTTTCTCTATAAAACGTTTAAGGAATGGTTTGTTGGAAAAGAGATGTTAGTCCTGCTTATTTTATGCTTTTGGCCGGCACTGTGGTTTTATACAGGCGCTTTGCTAAAAGAAGGAATCACGCTCTTTATCATGGGTTTAACGCTCTATCAACTTAAACGATTTATTAATAGAGAAAATAGTTTTAAATCCTTGGCGTTTTTGCCTGTACTAATTTTTATTTCCTTTCTTCTTAAACCTTATATTTTAATTTTCGCAAGTATTACGTTTACCTTATTCTTTATTTATTCGAAAATCAAAAAGCAAGAAACCAAATTTCTTTTTTTCATTGGATCGTTTGTACTTCTAGTGTTGATTGCAAACGGAGCTTCTTTGGTTCTAAAAGATAAATCATTACTATCAGCGGCTTTTGAACAGCAACATAAATTTGTTGGTGTTTCTAAGGGCGGTGTTTTTGTATCAGATTCTATTAAATTAATTCGTTTAACGGATACACTTGGTTTGGAAAAACTCGCGAACAAAAAGGATGTGTTCACCATTAAAAAAAACATCCCGTACATGTATTGGCAAAGGCCAAGACTTCAGGATACTAATTATGTGGTCGCGAATAAAGATACTGCCACACATTATAAACTGATGTATATTATTCAAGAAGGTAATTCAAATGTACACTTGTCTCATAAAAATTCAGTATATACAGCGGCTTCGGCTCTTTATTATACCTTGTTTTATCCAAGTGTTTTTAACGCCAAAAGCTCTTTGCAATTTCTTGCTTCCTTCGAAAACATAGTAATTATCATCTCATTATTTTTAGTTTGCTTTAATCTGATAAAAAGTCGGCGCGACAAATTTCTTCCTTTTGTATTTTTATTCTTCTGCCTTTCACTTTGTTTATTAATAGGATTAACCTCACCCAATAGCGGTGCGATATTTAGGTATAGAAGTCCGGCTATTATTTTTTTATTAATGGCAGCTTTGTATTCCATCGATTTTACAAAACAAAGAACTAGATTTAGTGACTAATTAGGTAATGCTATTTAACAGCCTCATATTCACCATTTTTCTACCCGTAGTTTTTGCTGTGTACTGGATTTTAAAACCCAAGTACCGCAATTTCTTTCTGCTCCTAGCTTCCTACTATTTTTATTATAGTTACAATCCTGTTTTCGTTTTGTTGTTATTTGGCACCTCTGCTTTTGATTATTGGTGTGCTAGGGAAATAGATAAAACACTTACCCGAAAAAAATTATATCTAACACTCAGCTTAATTAGTAATCTTGGAATACTCGCTGCGTTTAAGTATTCGGCTTTTTTCTATAATTCTTTTTTTGGAACCTTTCAATTGATTACAGGCACAACCTTTAATTATGTGGAAGACTTTATCATTCCAGCAGGTTTATCCTTCTATACTTTTCAATCCATAAGTTACACGGTGGATGTTTACAGAGGAAAATATAAAGCAAATGACAGTTTGTACCAGTTCTTGTTGTTTGTATCCTTCTTCCCACACATGGTTGCAGGACCGATTGTTCGCTATAATACCTTAATGCCACAATTTAAAATTGTAAGCTACTTTAAGAATATTAATTGGCAGTCCTTTGCAACACTTACTACTTGGGGCTACTTTAAAAAATTAGTAATAGCCGATAATTTAAACCTTATTGTAACGCCCATTTTTAATGATGTTGACGCTTATAGCGGTTTAGAATTACTATTGGGTGGATTTTTATTTGTGATACAAGTGTATTGCGATTTTAGTGGTTATAGTGATATAGCTACTGGAATTTCAAAATTATTTAATATCAACCTGAGTTTAAATTGGCGGCGTCCCCTACTCTCCAGTTCTTTACACGAGTTTTGGAAACGCAACCACATTAGTATTACCACTTGGTTTAGAAACTATTTATACATTGGTTTAGGTGGAAACCGTGTTCCTTATGAGCGCTGGCTACTGAATGTTTTTTTAGTGTTTGTGATAAGTGGATTGTGGCATGGCGCCAATGTTACTTTTATTGTTTGGGGAAGTATTCATGGTGTATTTTATATTGGAGAGATTTTTTTACGAAAATGGTTTCCTAACTTTTATGTACCAAAACCCCTTGGATGGTTTTATCTCATTGTATTTCATACACTTTCACTCATTGCATTTAGAGCGTCGAATGTGGTAGATCTCACAAACATTTATAGTACTATTTTTAGTTTCAAAACAAATTATTTTTCACTTGAACATTTGTTAAACTTGCAGGATCGCTTTTTCTTTGTGATTATACTATTCGTGAGCTTTGTACTATTTATAAAGGAGATCAACGAAGAGTTTGCGCTGTTAAATCGTTACAAGACAATTTACGATTTTGCAAAACCCTTGCTTTATATCTGTTTTATAGTGCTCATTTTTATACTTGGTAATTTTTCGGCCAATACCTTTATCTATTTTCAGTTTTGATAAAAAGAATAATTACATATTTTTTAATTGTAACGGCTTTGTTGTATGGCTTGCGTTATTTGCATTACAAAGGATTGGTGAAACAAAAAGAAGGTTATTATGGCAAGCTTCAGGAGGCTTTTTTTGAAGAAAACGCTTATTCTGTTTTGTTTTTGGGTTCTTCACGCGCTGAAATGCATTATGACACTCAGCTATTTGATAGTTTGACAGGCGAAAATTCTTTTAATCTTGGTTTAGCCGGAGCAACACCGCGGGTGGCCTTCTCCGCCTTAAAAGCCTATTTGCTTCATAGTAAAGCACCAAAGTACTTGATTTACGAAGTAGATTATTACGCTTTAAAGAAAAAGAGTTCTGAAATAAAGGAATTCAATAATTATTTTCCGCTTTTAACTAATCCTGTATTAAGAAAACAGTTTAGCAATATTGATTCCAGAATGAGCCAATTTTACTACAATCCTTATTTTTCATGGCCTTATACGGGTCTAAAAAACTTGAGTACTTCCATTCATGGTTGGCTTAATATTCCCAATCAAACAGATAGCTTGTATTACAAAGGTTTTGTGCGAGAGGTATTTAGACCTTCTTTAAATTTTATATCCACTAAAAAGCAATATGCTTACTTTAATATTTCCGAAAGAAGTTATCTTGATTCGATTATAGCTTGCTGTATAGAAAATAACACAAAGATTACCCTAATGAGTTCTCCTATATTTGCCGGTGGTTATTTAGATGTTTTAAATAAAGCATCAATTATTTCCCAACTTAAAAACATCGCCACAATAAATAAAATAGACTACTACGATCTGTCTTCTTTACCATTTTGCAATAATCG
This region includes:
- the arfB gene encoding alternative ribosome rescue aminoacyl-tRNA hydrolase ArfB, encoding MLTEEQIQKIFKKDLSFQTSRSGGKGGQNVNKVETKVSIDFDVKASVALTERQKETILKRHSDFIDDSVIQIIGNIHRSQLENKEEAKNKLIALLNKLLKPIKKRVATKPGKGAKEKKLKNKKIRGEKKQTRKKITDF
- a CDS encoding 7-carboxy-7-deazaguanine synthase QueE — protein: MEEFYTIQGEGFNTGKAAYFIRIGGCDVGCHWCDVKESWDANIHPLTPIEKIIENVIAYKANSVVVTGGEPLIYNLDSLTALLKQNNIETFIETSGAYTLSGNWDWICLSPKKTMAPLKEVYSKANELKVIIFNKHDFVWAEEQAALVGKDCYLYLQPEWSKHAQLVPEIIEYVKDHPKWMISLQTHKYMNIP
- a CDS encoding N-acetylmuramoyl-L-alanine amidase gives rise to the protein MKFYASFFCLFVFVSSAQTIKDCKYRFDNYLNFKGSLNRSVKFESNAFYLMNKGEKEFAVYANEIKLLSDYFQHATAEEQERLIRIKKTNKFSKKQVDSLVSSFKRPTIRNFGAQNLPLKGYRIALDPGHFSTNLADAESEQKYLYFVADTINARFDTIKIFESALTFNTAHILKNMLEEKGAEVFITRTQADFTSFNCTYQDWIKLYKERALDSLQHFKILSQEKYKKLLNANNHDLFWDFFRDYELANRADKINAYKPDVTVIIHYNVDEKNAPWKQHTQKNFSMTFIGGAFTADNLSKTDNKINFLRLLLTNQLNRSENLSAKAVSNFNKILEIPLAKASDADYLKDNCIATVSPGVFCRNLALCRRVNSPLVYGESLYQDNEKETGLLMRSDMDIYGIRANDRLYKVALSYYQAIEMFLIKK
- a CDS encoding MBOAT family O-acyltransferase, translating into MLFNSLIFTIFLPVVFAVYWILKPKYRNFFLLLASYYFYYSYNPVFVLLLFGTSAFDYWCAREIDKTLTRKKLYLTLSLISNLGILAAFKYSAFFYNSFFGTFQLITGTTFNYVEDFIIPAGLSFYTFQSISYTVDVYRGKYKANDSLYQFLLFVSFFPHMVAGPIVRYNTLMPQFKIVSYFKNINWQSFATLTTWGYFKKLVIADNLNLIVTPIFNDVDAYSGLELLLGGFLFVIQVYCDFSGYSDIATGISKLFNINLSLNWRRPLLSSSLHEFWKRNHISITTWFRNYLYIGLGGNRVPYERWLLNVFLVFVISGLWHGANVTFIVWGSIHGVFYIGEIFLRKWFPNFYVPKPLGWFYLIVFHTLSLIAFRASNVVDLTNIYSTIFSFKTNYFSLEHLLNLQDRFFFVIILFVSFVLFIKEINEEFALLNRYKTIYDFAKPLLYICFIVLIFILGNFSANTFIYFQF
- a CDS encoding T9SS type A sorting domain-containing protein, giving the protein MLNKTHSIKKIIFIGLFFLSVACIKGQQIGNYVNNGSFENYFMPNILNKVPYYWGATDSSKFYGGLLTTPSNIPLSSFTFQFPKQGKNHLITAFFSINTYNNRGYPRNRLKENLKNGSVYCVSFYVNLSDQSTHGVDAIGAFFGGNALDTITKCTDPITYLTPQIENPINNIITDTLNWVLITGTFVANGSEKYMLIGNFKSNANTDTALTNPTNFPANFAEYLIDAVSVIELDLPAYAGPDKALLLGDSVYIGRESDFAIDSGCTWYKFPNMSTPIKISSGLWVKPTVTSTYVVKQVLDCSAEKWDTVVVYMNPVGNVELEMLNDKLETFPNPADDYLELKITPLELFKEIKTVSIYDNLGQLIDEQKINFENKSVRITTSDLPNGVYFLRLKSSNSNSVNKRFVIAR